One genomic region from Actinomycetota bacterium encodes:
- a CDS encoding P-II family nitrogen regulator — protein sequence MLSKIECFIQPSKLDEVKEALFEEGVEGMTISEVQGFGHRRSCGNGGKANREVKFLPKIKLEIVVDEEIADDVINKIVRLAKTDKIGSGKIFVLPVEDTIRARTERSEKSAI from the coding sequence ATGCTAAGTAAAATCGAATGTTTCATACAGCCCTCCAAACTTGATGAAGTTAAAGAGGCTCTCTTTGAGGAAGGTGTGGAAGGCATGACTATATCTGAAGTGCAGGGTTTTGGACACCGTAGGAGTTGCGGTAACGGTGGAAAAGCAAACAGAGAAGTAAAGTTTCTGCCAAAGATAAAGCTCGAGATAGTAGTTGATGAGGAAATAGCAGATGATGTTATAAATAAAATAGTCCGCCTGGCCAAGACAGACAAAATAGGCTCGGGCAAAATATTTGTTCTTCCTGTCGAAGACACAATAAGGGCAAGAACGGAAAGGTCAGAAAAAAGCGCAATATAA
- a CDS encoding substrate-binding domain-containing protein produces the protein MASCKTAADTGAKDKFVIGYDIYWLGNAWSLQLAEEFKYAIQQEYGDQIEEVYYTSSDGDMAKNLSNFEDLVAKGCDIIFITPITPDNLVASIDDAIDKGIKVIVFGSAYAGEKYTSFINISDYEWGVKSAEFIAESIDGAGKVAMINGIAGSGAQVDTYEGAMSVFSKYPDITTLPEVYGEWDFSKTKIVMQDLLAAHPDIAAVWTFSEPRAVVEVYKDNNLPYVPIPWHGENGEMKLWQEIKDEEGFEAVVVSKPSTMSIDALHIGMAALQGEEVEKEVMLPVPIFTVDDLDDLILPGLPDKIRVPTYLPVEKLKELFE, from the coding sequence ATGGCTTCATGTAAAACTGCTGCTGATACAGGCGCCAAGGATAAGTTTGTTATAGGATATGACATCTATTGGTTGGGAAATGCATGGTCGCTGCAGTTAGCTGAGGAATTTAAATATGCTATTCAGCAAGAGTATGGAGACCAAATAGAGGAAGTTTACTATACAAGCTCTGATGGCGATATGGCAAAAAATTTAAGCAATTTTGAAGATTTGGTTGCCAAGGGCTGCGATATTATCTTTATTACACCAATAACGCCGGATAATCTTGTTGCGAGCATAGATGATGCTATCGACAAAGGGATTAAAGTTATTGTATTTGGTTCAGCATATGCCGGAGAGAAATACACCTCTTTCATCAACATAAGTGATTATGAATGGGGAGTTAAATCAGCAGAATTTATAGCAGAGTCTATTGATGGTGCGGGGAAAGTTGCAATGATAAACGGTATTGCAGGTTCCGGAGCACAAGTAGATACCTATGAAGGTGCGATGTCAGTTTTCAGCAAATATCCTGACATCACAACCCTTCCGGAAGTATATGGAGAGTGGGATTTCAGTAAAACAAAAATAGTTATGCAGGATTTATTGGCGGCACATCCTGATATTGCCGCTGTTTGGACTTTTTCAGAGCCCAGAGCAGTTGTAGAAGTTTATAAAGATAATAATCTTCCTTATGTTCCCATACCCTGGCATGGAGAAAATGGAGAAATGAAATTATGGCAGGAGATAAAAGATGAAGAAGGCTTCGAGGCAGTTGTAGTCAGCAAGCCTTCCACAATGAGCATAGATGCTCTTCATATAGGTATGGCTGCTCTTCAGGGAGAAGAAGTTGAAAAAGAAGTTATGCTCCCTGTGCCTATTTTCACGGTAGACGATCTTGATGACCTTATTTTACCTGGTCTTCCAGACAAAATTAGGGTACCTACATATCTACCAGTTGAAAAGTTGAAAGAACTATTTGAATAA
- a CDS encoding ABC transporter permease: MRNLTHISKLNFSKFSRYNSVFFTYLFLLIIFIVFYILFPLYRSSTNISNLLIQIAPLSLVALGQTVVLIGGGIDLSVGSVISLTTVIAANLMGNNATGILIGLLIAFLAALLIGFINGMICNETSLPPLIVTLSMSYIVQGIILWYRTAPGGAVPRALSKVLIYRFNILSVPIFITIIAYIIFSFIMSRSVFGLHAYALGKSEQYARMAGVNVKKIRILTYMTSSFFACFAGLLLASRIGSGAPLIGDPYTLESLTAAIIGGMSFAGGEGFIIGALGGAAIVGMISNALNISGIDPFYQYIFRGALLIIAMILNSFKKR, from the coding sequence ATGAGGAATCTTACTCATATATCTAAGTTAAATTTTAGTAAGTTTAGCAGATATAATTCAGTTTTTTTTACATATTTATTCTTGTTAATAATATTTATTGTTTTTTATATTCTCTTCCCTCTTTACAGATCTTCAACAAATATTTCAAATTTATTAATCCAAATTGCTCCTCTGTCATTAGTTGCTTTAGGCCAGACAGTTGTTCTTATCGGGGGCGGTATTGACTTATCTGTCGGTTCAGTAATCTCTTTAACAACTGTCATAGCAGCTAATTTAATGGGAAATAATGCTACAGGCATTCTTATTGGTTTGCTGATTGCATTTTTAGCAGCATTATTAATAGGATTTATTAATGGGATGATTTGCAATGAGACAAGTTTGCCCCCATTGATTGTAACCTTAAGCATGTCATATATTGTTCAAGGCATTATATTGTGGTATAGAACAGCACCGGGAGGGGCGGTACCCAGGGCTCTTTCGAAAGTTTTAATTTATAGATTTAATATTCTATCGGTCCCAATTTTTATAACTATTATTGCATACATCATTTTTTCATTTATTATGAGCAGAAGCGTATTTGGTCTGCATGCATATGCATTAGGTAAAAGTGAACAATACGCCAGGATGGCCGGAGTTAATGTAAAGAAAATTCGAATTTTAACATATATGACTTCTTCTTTTTTTGCATGTTTTGCTGGTCTTTTACTTGCCAGTCGAATTGGCTCAGGGGCGCCTTTAATCGGTGATCCCTATACACTTGAATCTCTTACTGCTGCAATAATCGGAGGCATGTCTTTTGCCGGAGGTGAAGGTTTTATCATAGGAGCATTAGGCGGAGCAGCGATTGTCGGAATGATAAGTAATGCATTAAATATAAGCGGCATCGATCCTTTCTACCAGTATATTTTCAGAGGAGCTTTGTTAATCATTGCCATGATATTAAATTCATTTAAAAAAAGATAG
- a CDS encoding YjbQ family protein translates to MKSYRKELWFEIKKRRQLINITGEVEKILLESGIREGLLLCNAMHITASVFINDDESGLHADFEKWLEKLAPEKPYSQYQHNGYEDNADAHLKRQIMGREVVVAVTEGRLDLGPWEQIFYGEFDGLRRKRVLVKIIGD, encoded by the coding sequence ATGAAAAGTTACCGGAAAGAATTATGGTTTGAAATAAAGAAAAGACGGCAGCTCATAAATATAACAGGTGAAGTGGAAAAGATCCTTCTTGAGAGCGGAATCAGGGAAGGACTTCTGCTTTGTAATGCAATGCACATTACTGCGAGTGTTTTTATAAATGATGATGAGAGCGGGCTGCATGCAGATTTTGAGAAATGGCTGGAGAAACTTGCACCCGAAAAGCCATACAGTCAGTATCAGCATAACGGATATGAAGATAATGCTGATGCCCACCTCAAAAGGCAGATAATGGGGCGGGAGGTAGTAGTAGCCGTTACGGAGGGGCGGCTTGATCTTGGCCCTTGGGAACAGATATTTTACGGCGAATTTGACGGATTGAGACGTAAAAGGGTTCTTGTAAAAATAATCGGGGATTAA
- a CDS encoding MBL fold metallo-hydrolase → MKLTENLYLVGGGPFGLSHEFDSSIYLVDCGSESVLVDTGAGIDTHKIIDNIKKDGLNPDKISHIFLTHSHADHSSGAAELQKNLGAAVCISEIEADLLNSYDEKKIQLDVAKRSGLYSPDYVFKPCKASKLLKHNDLIKVGKFTFRSIVVPGHSKGSICYYVELPEGKTLFTGDVVFFDGAIGLLNCEGSSLSDYREYINRIKDLNIEILLPGHFVFSLHNSDRHIEKTVNSLRLLGIPKNFI, encoded by the coding sequence ATGAAACTGACTGAGAATTTATATTTGGTAGGCGGTGGTCCTTTTGGATTAAGCCACGAGTTTGATTCAAGCATATATTTAGTCGATTGCGGCAGCGAAAGTGTTCTTGTTGACACAGGAGCCGGTATTGATACCCATAAAATTATTGATAATATAAAAAAAGATGGCTTAAATCCTGATAAAATTTCCCATATATTTCTTACGCATTCCCATGCCGATCATTCTTCAGGAGCTGCTGAGTTACAAAAAAATTTGGGAGCGGCAGTTTGCATAAGTGAGATTGAAGCGGATTTATTAAATAGCTATGATGAAAAGAAAATACAACTTGATGTTGCAAAAAGAAGCGGATTATATTCACCCGATTATGTTTTTAAACCGTGTAAAGCATCTAAACTATTAAAGCATAATGATTTAATCAAAGTGGGCAAATTTACTTTTAGATCCATAGTTGTCCCTGGCCACAGCAAGGGTTCGATATGTTATTATGTTGAATTACCGGAAGGCAAAACATTATTTACCGGTGATGTTGTATTCTTTGACGGAGCGATAGGACTTTTAAACTGTGAAGGTTCCAGCTTGTCTGACTACAGAGAATATATAAATAGAATTAAAGATTTAAATATCGAAATATTATTGCCTGGTCATTTTGTTTTTTCATTACATAATAGTGACAGGCATATTGAAAAGACAGTTAATAGCTTAAGATTATTAGGCATTCCAAAAAATTTCATATAG
- a CDS encoding ABC transporter permease: MNDTDGLISKKNSRFNFIKFLTKIFQKGGVYISLIILLIFAGIFSPKLLELNHLLFILKIASIIGIISIGQALLIITRGLDFSVGASATLIMVLISAISMGDSKYTFISIIAALAVGALIGVINGLLVVRFKISPMVGSLGVMSLLTGITFIYTRGFARGSTPEFISYLGHGKVFGFLPVSIIIWIAIALIIIFILKRTMFGRYIFAVGANPQAAYIAGLYPGRIVFYVYIISGILTAIAAIIWAGYLRTPTLGGGISYPLDSLTAVIIGGTTFAGGKGSILGTIIGTIIITLLSSLLNMLGLGEGVKMIFQGFLILLMVFAYTGRKSLG, from the coding sequence ATGAATGATACTGATGGTTTAATTTCAAAAAAAAATAGCAGATTTAATTTTATTAAATTTTTAACAAAGATATTCCAAAAAGGCGGAGTATATATCTCTCTTATAATATTATTAATATTTGCCGGGATATTTTCACCAAAACTTTTAGAATTAAATCACCTTTTATTTATTCTAAAGATAGCATCAATTATAGGTATTATAAGTATTGGACAAGCACTTTTAATCATTACAAGAGGTTTGGATTTTTCTGTTGGCGCATCCGCAACATTGATAATGGTGCTTATTTCTGCAATAAGCATGGGTGATTCAAAATACACTTTTATATCAATAATTGCCGCTTTGGCAGTCGGCGCACTAATAGGAGTTATAAACGGATTACTGGTTGTAAGATTTAAGATATCCCCGATGGTCGGTTCTTTGGGAGTAATGAGTCTTTTAACAGGTATTACTTTTATTTATACAAGAGGGTTTGCACGAGGATCAACTCCTGAATTTATAAGCTATTTAGGTCACGGCAAAGTATTTGGTTTTTTACCGGTTTCTATAATTATTTGGATTGCAATTGCATTAATCATTATTTTTATTTTAAAAAGAACTATGTTCGGCAGATATATATTTGCGGTAGGAGCTAACCCGCAGGCTGCATATATTGCAGGATTATATCCGGGAAGAATTGTTTTTTATGTTTATATTATAAGCGGAATACTTACAGCTATAGCTGCAATAATTTGGGCAGGATATCTTCGTACCCCGACATTAGGTGGGGGAATTTCATATCCTCTTGACTCTTTAACGGCAGTAATAATAGGAGGGACTACTTTTGCTGGAGGTAAAGGTTCTATATTGGGAACAATTATTGGAACCATAATCATTACCTTGTTGTCCAGTCTCTTGAACATGCTGGGGTTGGGAGAAGGAGTCAAAATGATTTTTCAAGGATTTCTAATATTACTTATGGTATTTGCCTATACCGGGAGAAAATCTCTAGGTTAA
- a CDS encoding FAD-dependent oxidoreductase, whose amino-acid sequence MVLEKLLSPIRIGKIEIPNRVALAPMGVSVHSPDDSWPKRTIRYFEERAIGGTGLIITSFTRVHDKIATGPAPLIGIYEDRLISSHAQLVERIHKYDSKIFIQLSLFGAKFGGIQGPSSIYSLNYNKKPVELTTDEIETIIEYFINGAVRAGQAGYDGVEIHGGYDYLIGAMVSPALNKRTDKFGGSFENRMRFPLEIYKGIRQKCPDMAVGYKFSAYEWLPGGIDVELGKKIGRYMADAGVDFLDVASASSTTVLVNSEYPAVPPLYVPRNTLMPLSKAVKEVCPEIPVLANGAITVPQEADEAIAEGLCDIVAMGRGLIADPHWVNNARAGRPVVQCIRCNVCHHQLWRFGPLWCSMNPYVLKEASQDLSIPARRKKVMVVGAGPAGLRCAITASKRGHDVTVYERKPFIGGMMYPGSRPKFKEDVALALDWFKYELDANNVKLELNTDVTPEFVEKISPDVLVIAVGANPIMPDVPGIDMKHVDSAVNILNDISRYKGERAVVIGGGDVGCETACFLADNGFKVTIVEMLPKILEENEITEVKLRLLNLIKERNIEIITESHLNTVYEGGVELMVPYDTQMGIKDGGREMGIDADLVAIAINAKPDDEFISALSMKAEEFYIIGDCSQPGRIREAVEAGENAARVI is encoded by the coding sequence ATGGTTCTGGAAAAATTACTAAGTCCTATAAGGATTGGAAAAATCGAGATACCTAACAGGGTTGCTCTTGCTCCAATGGGAGTAAGTGTTCATTCACCAGATGACAGCTGGCCAAAAAGAACAATAAGATATTTTGAAGAAAGAGCGATAGGCGGAACCGGGCTGATAATTACTTCATTTACCAGGGTACATGACAAAATTGCAACAGGACCTGCTCCTCTCATAGGTATTTATGAAGACAGGCTGATTTCCAGTCATGCTCAGCTTGTTGAGAGAATTCACAAATATGATTCAAAGATATTTATACAATTGTCGCTTTTCGGGGCGAAATTTGGCGGAATTCAGGGTCCTTCATCAATATATAGCCTGAACTATAATAAAAAACCGGTCGAACTTACAACTGATGAAATTGAAACCATAATTGAATACTTTATAAATGGTGCAGTAAGAGCCGGACAGGCAGGATATGACGGTGTGGAAATTCATGGAGGATATGATTATCTTATAGGAGCAATGGTATCTCCTGCGCTTAATAAAAGAACTGACAAATTCGGTGGTTCTTTTGAAAACAGGATGAGGTTTCCGCTGGAAATATATAAAGGAATAAGGCAGAAATGCCCGGATATGGCGGTCGGATATAAATTCAGCGCATATGAATGGCTGCCAGGCGGTATTGATGTGGAGCTGGGCAAAAAAATTGGAAGATATATGGCTGATGCAGGTGTGGATTTTCTTGATGTGGCAAGCGCTTCTTCGACTACCGTACTTGTAAACAGTGAATATCCTGCTGTTCCGCCGCTTTATGTTCCGAGAAATACATTGATGCCTCTTTCAAAGGCAGTAAAAGAAGTATGTCCTGAGATTCCTGTTCTTGCAAACGGAGCAATTACTGTTCCGCAGGAAGCTGATGAGGCTATTGCTGAGGGATTATGTGATATAGTTGCCATGGGGAGAGGACTTATTGCTGATCCTCACTGGGTAAATAATGCAAGAGCCGGAAGACCGGTGGTTCAGTGTATAAGATGCAATGTCTGTCATCACCAGTTATGGAGATTCGGACCCCTGTGGTGCAGCATGAATCCCTATGTTTTAAAAGAAGCTTCCCAGGATCTTTCAATCCCGGCTCGCAGGAAGAAAGTCATGGTTGTAGGCGCCGGTCCTGCAGGTCTGAGATGTGCAATAACAGCATCAAAGAGAGGCCACGATGTTACCGTTTATGAAAGAAAACCTTTTATCGGCGGCATGATGTATCCTGGAAGCCGTCCCAAATTCAAGGAAGATGTTGCTCTTGCTCTTGACTGGTTTAAATATGAACTTGATGCAAATAATGTAAAACTGGAATTAAACACAGATGTTACTCCTGAATTTGTAGAAAAAATTTCCCCGGATGTCCTGGTTATTGCAGTCGGAGCAAATCCGATAATGCCTGATGTTCCGGGAATAGATATGAAACATGTGGACAGTGCGGTTAATATACTTAATGATATTTCCAGGTACAAGGGCGAAAGAGCCGTGGTGATCGGTGGTGGAGATGTAGGTTGCGAAACCGCATGTTTCCTGGCTGACAATGGTTTTAAGGTAACCATTGTTGAAATGCTGCCCAAAATTCTTGAAGAAAATGAAATAACTGAAGTCAAATTAAGGCTTTTAAATCTTATTAAAGAAAGAAATATTGAAATTATTACAGAAAGCCACCTTAATACTGTCTATGAAGGCGGTGTGGAACTGATGGTTCCCTATGACACCCAGATGGGTATAAAAGATGGCGGAAGAGAGATGGGAATTGATGCCGATCTTGTTGCAATTGCCATTAATGCAAAACCTGATGATGAATTCATTTCTGCTCTTTCAATGAAAGCAGAAGAGTTTTATATAATCGGGGACTGCAGCCAGCCGGGAAGGATAAGAGAGGCAGTTGAAGCGGGGGAAAATGCTGCAAGAGTAATTTAA
- a CDS encoding Glu/Leu/Phe/Val dehydrogenase codes for MSKENVWEMTLKRLDDTMTVLNLKPGIIKYLKEPRKIVEISVPVKMDNGDIDIFKGYRVQHNTNRGPAKGGIRYHQDVTLDEMKALAMLMTWKCSLVGIPFGGAKGGVVVNPTMLSERELENLTRRYIYELIPLIGPEKDIPAPDVGTNAKVMAWIMDTYSMAKGYVVPGAVTGKPIELGGSQGREEATSRGAVYTILAALKVLKIDSSSLTTVIQGFGNVGSNAAKILYDLGFKIIAVSDVTGAIRNDKGIDPYKLDEHIKKNKTITGFSRAEEMEPSELFKIKCDVLFPAALENQITEENAAYINAKILAEGANAPVTPQADPILKDKGIFLVPDILCNSGGVTVSYFEWVQGNLAYFWSKRKVNLQLRDIMEKAFYETYNFSVDKKLDMRKAAMALAVNKVACAMKLRGVYP; via the coding sequence ATGTCAAAAGAAAATGTCTGGGAAATGACGCTAAAGCGTCTGGACGATACCATGACAGTGCTTAATTTGAAGCCGGGCATTATCAAATATTTAAAAGAACCAAGGAAGATAGTTGAAATATCTGTTCCTGTAAAAATGGACAACGGCGACATAGATATATTCAAGGGATACCGTGTTCAGCACAATACAAACAGAGGCCCTGCAAAGGGAGGGATACGTTATCACCAGGATGTGACTTTAGATGAGATGAAAGCTCTTGCCATGCTGATGACATGGAAATGCTCGCTTGTTGGAATACCGTTCGGCGGGGCAAAGGGCGGAGTTGTAGTAAATCCGACCATGCTCTCTGAGAGAGAGCTTGAAAATCTTACAAGAAGATATATATATGAGCTTATCCCTCTTATCGGTCCCGAGAAAGATATACCTGCACCTGATGTTGGCACAAATGCAAAGGTGATGGCATGGATAATGGACACTTACTCAATGGCAAAAGGCTATGTAGTACCGGGAGCTGTAACAGGCAAGCCCATAGAACTGGGAGGAAGCCAGGGAAGAGAAGAAGCTACAAGCAGAGGTGCGGTATATACGATACTTGCAGCCCTTAAGGTTTTAAAAATAGATTCCTCCAGCTTAACTACGGTAATCCAGGGTTTTGGAAATGTCGGAAGTAATGCGGCGAAGATACTTTATGATCTTGGATTTAAGATAATTGCTGTATCCGATGTTACGGGAGCAATAAGAAATGACAAGGGAATAGATCCTTACAAGCTTGATGAACACATAAAGAAAAACAAGACAATTACCGGTTTTAGCCGGGCAGAGGAAATGGAGCCTTCTGAACTCTTTAAGATAAAATGTGATGTGCTCTTTCCCGCTGCTCTTGAAAACCAGATAACAGAAGAAAATGCCGCTTATATAAATGCAAAAATTCTTGCAGAGGGAGCAAATGCGCCTGTTACACCACAGGCAGATCCCATACTTAAAGACAAAGGCATATTTTTAGTGCCCGACATACTATGCAACTCCGGAGGAGTAACGGTATCTTACTTTGAATGGGTGCAGGGGAATCTTGCATATTTCTGGAGCAAAAGAAAAGTAAACCTTCAGCTAAGAGATATCATGGAGAAGGCTTTTTATGAAACATATAATTTCTCTGTTGATAAAAAGCTTGATATGAGAAAAGCTGCCATGGCTCTTGCAGTAAACAAGGTTGCATGTGCGATGAAGCTAAGAGGTGTTTATCCGTAA
- a CDS encoding FAD-dependent oxidoreductase has protein sequence MELKKLFSPIKLGNVEIANRIALAPMAVSVYSPDDSWPKRTIRYFEERAAGGTGMILTSFTRVHDKLATGPAPLTGIYDDKLISSHAELVERIHKYDTKIFLQIALHGCKFGGLEGPSAIYSLNYNVKPRELTTVELDCLVEAFIKAAIRGKQAGYDGIEVHGGYSYLIGAMISPALNKREDKYGGSFEGRMKFPSDIIKGILNMYPDYPVGFKFSAYEWLPGGVDIDLAKKIAKHMAKLGISFLDVASSSSTTTLKTSEYSCVPPMYVNRNTLVPLAEEIKKVCPEIPVIANGAINIPEEANSIIAKGKCDLVAIGRALIADPYWAIKAKTGKSETITPCIRCNVCHHQLWLGQPLCCSVNPFVLKEAAVQPSIPSVKKNVMIIGAGPAGMRCALTASRRGHKVTIFEKKPYIGGMMYPGSRPKFKEDMLRVLKWFEMEIKNSSIDLRLSTEVTPEFIEENNPDVVVIGIGAEPIIPDVPGIGKDSVDFAINILSNIEKYKGKKAVVIGGGEVGCETACYLADNGFEVTIVEILDEILYENKITEIKLRLNDLIKAKNIKILTNVKLNAITDEGVEILVPYDTQMGLSEGGRQDGIEADVVALAVNQEPNNELINMFTMKAEEFYIIGDCVSPGRIKEAIESGENIGRII, from the coding sequence ATGGAGTTAAAAAAATTGTTTAGTCCTATTAAATTAGGTAATGTGGAAATCGCAAACAGAATTGCTCTTGCTCCTATGGCAGTAAGTGTCTACAGTCCTGATGACAGCTGGCCAAAAAGAACAATCAGATATTTTGAAGAAAGAGCAGCGGGGGGAACAGGAATGATATTAACATCATTCACTCGTGTTCACGACAAATTGGCTACAGGGCCGGCCCCTTTGACAGGAATATATGATGATAAATTGATATCTTCGCATGCCGAACTTGTTGAGAGAATCCATAAATATGATACAAAGATATTTCTTCAAATTGCACTGCATGGCTGTAAATTTGGCGGACTTGAAGGACCTTCAGCAATTTACAGTTTAAACTATAATGTAAAACCAAGAGAGCTAACAACTGTTGAACTGGACTGTTTAGTGGAAGCTTTTATAAAAGCCGCTATCAGAGGCAAACAAGCCGGTTATGATGGAATTGAAGTGCACGGCGGATATAGTTATCTTATAGGCGCAATGATATCTCCCGCATTAAATAAAAGGGAAGATAAATATGGCGGTTCATTTGAAGGCAGGATGAAGTTTCCATCGGATATTATAAAAGGAATACTTAATATGTACCCTGATTATCCTGTAGGTTTTAAATTCAGTGCTTATGAATGGCTTCCAGGTGGTGTTGATATTGATCTTGCTAAAAAAATTGCAAAACACATGGCTAAATTAGGAATATCTTTTCTGGATGTTGCCAGTTCATCGTCGACCACAACACTCAAAACCAGCGAATATTCATGTGTCCCACCTATGTATGTAAATAGAAATACCCTTGTTCCTCTTGCAGAGGAAATAAAAAAAGTTTGCCCGGAAATACCTGTTATAGCAAATGGAGCGATCAATATTCCTGAGGAAGCAAACAGCATAATTGCAAAAGGCAAGTGTGATTTGGTGGCAATTGGGAGAGCTTTAATAGCCGATCCTTATTGGGCAATAAAAGCAAAGACAGGAAAATCCGAAACAATTACTCCCTGCATAAGATGTAATGTATGCCATCATCAACTGTGGCTTGGCCAGCCACTATGTTGTTCCGTGAATCCATTTGTTCTAAAAGAGGCTGCCGTTCAGCCATCAATTCCTTCTGTTAAAAAGAATGTAATGATCATTGGCGCCGGTCCGGCAGGCATGAGGTGCGCATTGACTGCTTCTAGACGAGGACACAAGGTAACAATATTTGAAAAGAAACCTTATATTGGCGGCATGATGTATCCCGGTAGTCGCCCGAAATTTAAAGAGGATATGCTAAGGGTTTTAAAATGGTTTGAAATGGAGATTAAAAATAGCAGCATTGATCTGAGATTAAGTACCGAAGTGACCCCGGAATTTATTGAGGAGAATAATCCCGATGTAGTCGTAATTGGTATTGGTGCAGAACCAATAATACCTGATGTGCCGGGCATTGGAAAAGACAGTGTTGATTTTGCAATAAACATATTAAGCAATATAGAAAAATATAAAGGCAAAAAGGCTGTGGTAATCGGTGGTGGAGAAGTAGGTTGTGAAACCGCTTGCTATCTTGCTGATAATGGATTTGAAGTTACCATTGTAGAAATTCTGGATGAAATATTATATGAAAATAAAATTACTGAAATAAAACTCAGGCTTAATGATCTTATAAAAGCCAAAAATATAAAAATATTAACCAATGTAAAACTAAATGCCATAACAGATGAAGGTGTAGAGATACTTGTTCCATACGATACCCAGATGGGACTTTCAGAAGGAGGAAGACAGGATGGTATAGAAGCCGATGTTGTTGCGCTAGCTGTAAATCAGGAACCGAATAATGAATTAATAAATATGTTTACTATGAAGGCTGAAGAATTTTATATAATAGGGGATTGTGTAAGCCCCGGCAGAATTAAAGAAGCTATTGAATCAGGTGAGAATATAGGAAGAATTATATAA